Proteins co-encoded in one Diprion similis isolate iyDipSimi1 chromosome 13, iyDipSimi1.1, whole genome shotgun sequence genomic window:
- the LOC124413856 gene encoding uncharacterized protein LOC124413856: protein MVILLSSFNGSPQALQQSFIDAMAILQKYDNPDLFITMTCSPKWKENVENLKPGQTAMDRPDLIARVFCQKVKELKAELIVKAVFGKCAAYVYVIEFQKRGLSHVHILFWLEEDSKIRDADDVDRIVSAEILDKTRYPLLHDIVKQCMIHGPCGQQNGYPVYRRQDDGNLIVFDVRRDGTRRTANNRDVVPYNAYLLLKFNSHINVEIYSTVQCIKYLFKYCYKGHDCAIVGMENVQEDCNIMYNEVDEYVSTRYVSPPEAMHRLYEYPMNEQSHAIYRLSVHVEGEHVVHFEEGNKEVAIDKNKESTLLAWFTLNTTDVEARKMYFVSSVETERYYLRVLLLHVRGAQSFQDVWTYGSIMYPTYVEAAVACKLVTDDEEWDKCLSEASKILAKAEIPELLWG, encoded by the exons ATGGTGATATTACTGTCTTCGTTCAATGGGAGTCCACAAGCTTTGCAGCAAAGTTTCATTGACGCAATGgcaatattgcaaaaatatgaTAACCCCGATTTATTCATTACTATGACCTGTAGTccaaaatggaaagaaaatgttgaaaatctgAAGCCTGGTCAAACTGCAATGGATCGACCAGACCTTATAGCTAGAGTATTTTGTCAGAAAGTTAAGGAGCTGAAAGCAGAATTAATCGTCAAAGCAGTATTTGGAAAGTGTGCTGCTTATGTTTAtgtaatcgaatttcaaaaacgaGGCTTATCACATGTTCATATATTGTTTTGGCTAGAGGAAGACAGCAAAATTCGAGATGCAGATGACGTTGACAGAATAGTTTCGGCCGAGATACTCGATAAGACAAGATATCCGTTACTGCACGACATCGTCAAACAATGTATGATTCACGGCCCGTGTGGTCAACAAAAT GGTTATCCCGTATATCGTAGGCAAGATGACGGAAACCTTATTGTTTTTGATGTTAGGAGAGATGGGACACGTAGAACTGCTAACAATAGAGACGTTGTGCCGTATAACGCGtatttgttattaaaatttaatagtCACATTAACGTCGAGATATATTCGACGGTgcagtgtataaaatatttattcaaatattgctaTAAAGGTCATGATTGTGCGATTGTTGGAATGGAGAATGTGCAAGAAGATTGTAACATCATGTACAATGAGGTGGATGAATATGTATCGACGCGATATGTTAGTCCGCCAGAAGCAATGCATCGTCTGTATGAATATCCGATGAATGAACAGTCCCATGCTATATACAGATTATCAGTTCATGTAGAAGGTGAACACGTAGTGCATTTTGAAGAGGGTAATAAAGAAGTAGCCATAGATAAAAACAAGGAATCTACATTGCTCGCATGGTTTACTTTAAACACCACTGATGTCGAAGCACGTAA AATGTACTTTGTGAGTTCTGTGGAAACTGAGCGTTATTATCTGAGAGTGTTGTTATTACACGTTCGAGGAGCTCAATCATTTCAAGATGTGTGGACATATGGTAGTATAATGTATCCAACCTATGTTGAAGCGGCAGTTGCGTGCAAATTAGTTACTGATGACGAGGAATGGGACAAATGTCTTTCTGAAGCATCAA aaatattggcgaaggcggaaatcCCGGAGCTTTTGTGGGGATAA
- the LOC124413857 gene encoding uncharacterized protein LOC124413857 has product MKKWAPIATDADAIRQKQRRETNKNVKNTEKDRRFSVTCDKKRKSNPSVISIGRVVLESPDFMEDEVELHYLGKMNYSCQFCHAKHFVSELPGDKKYNSCCHTGKVRILEDNSYLKEIHALINGNDAYSKNFVKNLRSYNNYLAFASFSAKLDAFRSRGPFVFRICGQTYHDTYALYPDVNESRKYGQLYIVDNEIATRVRMQHPGNSGCLPEVLSLLDDVIRRVNPYAKAFNMMYEVEGNEKLLSNLTGCPVREVRMWLKRDDTFDKNLFNIPTCNEVAVVFVAEDGDPPLQRDICVYSKSKCPISMSSLSQHVDPMTYPLIFPSALQYYSFMLSDRGGFNPCLSMGSLSQQYIFDMWTKVESHCLYFIRDH; this is encoded by the exons ATGAAGAAGTGGGCACCGATAGCGACTGAT GCCGATGCAATACGTCAAAAGCAAAGAAGGGAAACCaacaaaaatgttaaaaatacgGAAAAG gACAGAAGATTTAGTGTTACCTGcgacaaaaaaaggaaaagtaatCCTTCCGTGATTTCGATAGGAAGGGTGGTATTGGAAAGTCCCGATTTTATGGAAGATGAAGTGGAATTACATTATCtgggaaaaatgaattattcgtgTCAGTTTTGTCATGCTAAACATTTTGTTTCTGAATTGCCCGGTGATAAGAAGTATAATAGTTGCTGTCACACAGGTAAAGTACGTATTTTGGAAGATAATTCTTATCTGAAAGAGATTCACGCATTGATCAACGGTAATGATGCATATAGTaagaattttgtgaaaaatttaagaagtTACAACAATTACTTGGCATTTGCAAGTTTTAGTGCTAAATTAGACGCCTTCAGAAGTCGAGGTCCATTTGTATTCCGTATATGTGGACAAACCTATCATGATACATATGCGCTTTATCCAGATGTCAATGAATCCCGTAAATATGGACAATTATATATTGTTGATAACGAGATCGCTACTAGAGTTCGTATGCAACATCCCGGCAATAGTGGCTGCTTACCAGAGGTATTGAGCCTATTGGATGACGTTATACGCAGGGTCAATCCATACGCGAAGGCGTTTAATATGATGTACGAGGTGgaaggaaacgaaaaattgttgtCCAATTTAACCGGTTGTCCAGTTCGTGAAGTTCGAATGTGGTTAAAGAGAGATGACacatttgataaaaatcttttcaacatACCAACATGCAATGAAGTGGCAGTGGTGTTCGTTGCTGAAGATGGAGATCCTCCGTTACAAAgagatatatgtgtatattctAAAAGTAAGTGTCCTATAAGTATGTCATCTCTGAGTCAACATGTTGACCCTATGACATATCCTCTCATCTTTCCATCCG CGTTGCAATACTACAGCTTTATGTTGAGCGACAGAGGCGGATTTAATCCATGTCTGAGTATGGGAAGTTTATCCCAGCAATATATTTTCGATATGTGGACGAAAGTTGAAAGTCATTGTCTGTATTTTATAAGAGATCATTAA
- the LOC124413853 gene encoding uncharacterized protein K02A2.6-like gives MYGLSAILSHRYKDGTEKLIAYASEKIPKEEMNRAIIDKEANAIVFGLMKFYDFVYGREIILRTDHKPLEHIFGPTKGIPLKAASRLQRWAYFLSGFRYKIEYIKSECSRNCNALSRLPVDETNIFGAEFTPVYYVNEKMNIVDWQEVVLETKRDEVLSRIVKFCILGWPNNNKDLSSEEQNYLVKKNEIAIEGNCLFWGCRVIIPESLWDWILADLHASHLGIVKIKALTRSYVWWPNIDQNIENTVKSCGICIKEQKAPPHAPLTLWPWPGKVWDRIHADFLGPLFGDMYLVVVDAYSKLSEVINFRNNTKAYRVVEVFDELFAKYGLPNLVVTDNGPQFRSDELGQFFKSNGVQHSFSPPYIQK, from the coding sequence ATGTACGGGCTGTCAGCGATCTTATCGCACAGGTATAAAGACGGTACGGAAAAACTGATCGCGTACGCATCAGAGAAAATACCGAAGGAGGAAATGAACAGAGCAATTATAGATAAGGAGGCGAACGCGATTGTATTCGGGTTGATGAAGTTTTATGATTTCGTTTACGGCCGAGAAATAATATTACGTACGGATCATAAGCCGTTAGAGCACATATTCGGTCCAACAAAAGGTATACCGCTCAAAGCTGCGAGCCGTTTGCAAAGGTGGGCATATTTTTTGTCAGGGTTTCGGTACAAGATCGAGTACATTAAATCGGAGTGCAGTAGAAACTGCAACGCGTTGTCGCGTTTACCGGTTgatgaaacaaatattttcggCGCAGAGTTCACACCGGTTTATTATGTCAATGAAAAGATGAATATCGTAGATTGGCAGGAGGTAGTCCTTGAAACAAAACGCGACGAAGTCTTGAGcagaattgtaaaattttgcatCTTAGGATGGCcaaacaacaacaaagatTTGTCCAGCGAGGAGCAAAATTATTTGGTTAAAAAGAACGAAATCGCAATAGAAGGGAATTGTTTGTTTTGGGGATGTAGGGTAATTATACCAGAATCATTGTGGGACTGGATATTAGCTGACCTTCATGCATCGCACCTAGGGATTGTGAAGATCAAGGCCTTGACGCGATCGTACGTGTGGTGGCCTAATATTGATCAAAACATCGAAAATACAGTAAAGTCGTGCGGAATTTGTATTAAAGAACAGAAGGCACCACCACACGCACCATTGACGCTATGGCCTTGGCCAGGGAAGGTGTGGGATAGGATACACGCAGATTTTTTGGGCCCATTGTTCGGGGATATGTATCTAGTCGTAGTGGATGCATATTCGAAGTTGTCAGAGGTTATTAATTTCCGAAACAACACGAAGGCGTACAGAGTAGTCGAGGTGTTCGATGAGTTATTCGCTAAATACGGACTACCGAATCTGGTGGTTACAGACAACGGCCCGCAGTTCAGAAGCGATGAGTTAgggcaattttttaaaagtaacGGTGTTCAGCACAGTTTTTCTCCACCTTACATTCAAAAATAA
- the LOC124413855 gene encoding uncharacterized protein K02A2.6-like: MQVATLLTHFDEEAYILIRSLCAPEKPATKKFVDIVKIMTEHLNPKPSELKVALRDQLVCGIHDESTRVELFKLTDLTFDKALKEATARESATKNAAGVVKTLASKDQREEVLAMNRTEKTDKGQPQSRYKKNQQSRVIWRVPVLKRRASNRFLRASKDKGEGSSSSTHDQLYDFHSLRAKDDENACNFPNNIKADPLYIKVELNSKTVSMKVDSGTYYAVMSEAFKNKNFRNWKIDKCCTNVYGYVQNAMTPIGQPKNLKVNLNNPMKTFSCPLLKGNGPPLIGRQWLAEFGVWPNLSDIAALSDTNKMLNLNVNDVREKMVSEFNVLFGGTTGLYNKREIKLHVNGNTKPVALRARHVPYTLKIKVENEIERLEKLSHLKKVESSEWAMPIVLVLESNGEVRICGDFKITVNPNLHVIKRPFPRIDDIFQVLQKGSSFSQLDLPHAYMQIPVDKKSQELLTITTHVGFFRYTKMTAGTAPAPGEFQQIMDECLQGIPNTIGYLDNSFLTFRTDKQHLENLRKVCKQLEERGLRLNRGKCDFMKERIKVLGSVIDAAGLHKARSKVKAMVEAPRPTNSKQLASFLGLINFYARFLMDRSEKLKLLFDGARRKKFVWTKECEEASH; the protein is encoded by the exons ATGCAAGTGGCCACGTTACTGACGCATTTTGATGAAGAAGCGTACATACTCATTAGAAGTTTGTGTGCGCCTGAAAAGCCAGCTACAAAGAAATTCGTCGACATAGTGAAAATAATGACAGAACACCTCAACCCTAAGCCATCGGAG TTGAAGGTAGCCCTGCGTGACCAATTAGTGTGTGGCATACACGACGAGTCGACGAGGGTCGAGTTATTCAAATTGACGGATCTTACCTTCGACAAAGCGCTCAAAGAAGCAACGGCTCGAGAAAGTGCAACGAAAAATGCTGCGGGAGTAGTGAAAACTTTGGCGAGCAAAGATCAAAGAGAGGAGGTACTTGCTATGAATCGTACGGAAAAAACTGACAAAGGGCAACCCCAAAGTCGAtacaaaaaaaaccaacaatcCAG GGTCATCTGGAGGGTGCCTGTTTTAAAAAGAAGAGCCAGCAACAGATTTTTGCGTGCATCGAAGGACAAGGGGGAAGGCAGCAGCAGTTCAACGCACGACCAATTATACGATTTTCACTCACTACGGGCGAAAGATGACGAAAACGCTTGTAACTTCCCAAATAATATAAAGGCGGATCCACTGTACATCAAGGTTGAACTAAATAGTAAAACAGTGTCAATGAAGGTAGATTCAGGTACGTACTATGCAGTAATGTCAGAAgcgttcaaaaataaaaatttcagaaattggaaaattgataaatgttGCACGAATGTATACGGTTACGTACAAAACGCGATGACGCCGATTGGACAACCAAAGAATTTGAAAGTGAACTTAAATAATCCAATGAAAACATTCAGTTGCCCATTGCTTAAAGGGAATGGCCCGCCACTGATTGGTAGACAGTGGCTGGCAGAGTTCGGTGTATGGCCTAATTTGTCAGACATTGCTGCATTAAGCGATACCAATAAAATGTTAAACCTGAATGTGAACGatgtaagagaaaaaatggtATCGGAATTTAATGTTTTGTTCGGAGGCACGACTGGCCTGTATAATAAACGGGAAATTAAGTTACACGTAAACGGAAATACGAAACCGGTCGCGTTGAGGGCAAGACACGTGCCATACACGCTTAAAATTAAAGTAGAGAACGAGATTGAACGTTTGGAAAAGTTAagtcatttaaaaaaagtggaatCAAGCGAGTGGGCCATGCCAATAGTCCTCGTGCTAGAAAGTAATGGTGAAGTAAGAATTTGCGGTGATTTCAAAATAACGGTCAACCCGAACTTGCACGTCAtcaaacgaccgtttccgcgtattgacgatatttttcaagttttacaaAAAGGGTCATCTTTTTCGCAACTAGACCTACCGCACGCCTACATGCAGATTCCGGTTGACAAAAAATCACAAGAATTATTAACGATTACGACTCACGTCGGTTTTTTCCGGTACACGAAAATGACAGCGGGCACGGCGCCAGCCCCAGGTGAATTTCAGCAAATAATGGATGAGTGTTTGCAGGGTATTCCAAACACCATTGGTTACCTAGACAATAGTTTTTTAACCTTCCGCACGGATAAACAACACCTTGAAAATTTGCGTAAAGTATGTAAACAATTAGAGGAGCGCGGGCTGAGATTGAATAGAGGAAAATGTGATTTTATGAAAGAGCGTATTAAAGTCTTAGGTTCTGTGATTGATGCGGCCGGCCTACACAAGGCGAGATCAAAGGTAAAAGCAATGGTCGAAGCACCAAGACCAACAAACAGCAAACAACTTGCCTCATTTCTTggactaattaatttttacgcaAGATTTTTGATGGATAGATCTGAAAAACTGAAGCTACTCTTTGACGGTGCgcgcagaaaaaaatttgtatggaCCAAGGAATGTGAGGAGGCTTCTCACTAA